A window of Gammaproteobacteria bacterium contains these coding sequences:
- a CDS encoding EAL domain-containing protein: protein MPQSVAPNSPRRRSLKANYIGFSAAVATLLTIGSAITSFYVADVTQKNARALQLRDEITTSVNHVRQANQQADTTLNDMVISPKKDHPQQITQALQKAADELDRLRQFSFPADTNIKSITDDLFEDTLELQHRTGILIEQIKDPNWVYPMLPYINNILLESNTEFESATTLALQEIEQEDSEAYASSLYRKIAQIRDLWRLQILNFRAVIVRFAGLNRIERIPQENNITLINGEIQQQVEELVILQQQQQLGFETEEAILVMRHRAKKWYEDYQKVQAIRNSQIWRADVFFIDTNIRPLQVDIRDGLEQLENAVLAWSSKNIAAVEKAALYANLELWGMTSAAVLFVILVYFMISRTVLKPIAKIVGIISDEGKHTESIALPSKGSQEIYALTTAYNTMRRQIHHRQQALEHQALHDSLTGLPNRALLQDRLEQSIQQSKRHKTKIALMLLDLDRFKDINDTLGHTVGDRVLQEISSRLNNCLRTSDTVARLGGDEFAIITPDVDISQASTFMQKVIGQINMPITIDGQNLFVGVSIGITFFPDNGDDADTLMRQADIAMYDAKRNKKGYSFFHDRLDEVSGNNLSLLADLKEELRQPTGRLLLHYQPQINIKTNTLHSTEALLRWDHPRNGMIPPDAVIHMCEQTGLITELTRWVLETAIKACKDWISSGLSSNVSVNLSAWNLQDPELPGQVKKLLDNYQLEPERLTLEITESAVMNDPARARDTLTQLSAMDIQLDIDDYGTGFSSLAYLKMLPVNGLKIDKSFVIDMDADNNDRIIVQSTIDLAHNLNLMVIAEGVETATALELLKQHNCDHVQGYFIARPMPEAAFRKWCLHFEKSR from the coding sequence TTGCCACAGTCTGTTGCACCCAATAGCCCCAGACGCCGCAGCCTGAAGGCCAATTACATCGGCTTTTCTGCGGCCGTTGCCACCCTGCTGACCATAGGCTCGGCGATTACCAGTTTCTACGTTGCCGATGTCACCCAGAAAAATGCGCGGGCATTGCAGCTACGCGACGAGATCACCACCTCGGTTAACCATGTCCGTCAGGCGAATCAACAGGCCGATACCACCCTCAATGACATGGTGATATCTCCCAAAAAAGATCACCCTCAGCAGATTACACAGGCCTTGCAGAAGGCCGCCGATGAGCTCGACCGGCTGCGCCAATTTTCATTCCCGGCTGACACCAATATCAAAAGTATTACCGATGACCTGTTTGAGGATACCCTCGAATTACAACACCGCACCGGGATCCTCATTGAGCAGATAAAAGACCCGAACTGGGTCTATCCCATGCTGCCCTACATCAACAACATCCTGCTGGAATCAAACACCGAGTTCGAGTCCGCCACCACCCTCGCCCTGCAGGAGATTGAACAGGAAGACAGCGAGGCATACGCATCCTCCCTGTACCGCAAGATCGCCCAGATCCGGGATTTATGGCGCCTGCAAATCCTCAACTTCCGCGCCGTGATCGTGCGCTTCGCCGGGCTGAATCGAATCGAACGCATTCCACAGGAAAACAATATCACGCTCATCAATGGTGAGATCCAGCAGCAAGTGGAAGAACTGGTCATTCTTCAGCAACAGCAGCAGCTGGGGTTTGAGACCGAAGAGGCCATTCTGGTGATGCGCCATCGCGCAAAAAAATGGTATGAGGATTACCAGAAGGTACAGGCGATACGCAATTCACAGATATGGCGCGCTGATGTCTTCTTCATTGATACCAACATCCGGCCACTGCAGGTGGATATTCGCGACGGCCTGGAACAGCTCGAGAATGCCGTGCTGGCCTGGTCATCAAAAAACATTGCGGCTGTGGAAAAGGCGGCCTTGTATGCCAACCTCGAGCTATGGGGTATGACAAGCGCCGCTGTGTTATTCGTCATCCTCGTCTATTTCATGATCTCGCGCACCGTATTGAAACCCATCGCAAAAATTGTCGGCATCATCAGCGATGAGGGAAAACATACCGAAAGCATCGCCCTGCCCAGCAAGGGCAGCCAGGAAATTTATGCCCTGACCACGGCCTACAACACCATGCGCCGACAGATCCATCACCGGCAACAGGCCTTGGAGCACCAGGCCTTACATGACTCCCTGACCGGACTACCCAATCGCGCCCTGTTACAGGACCGTCTTGAGCAATCCATTCAACAGTCCAAACGCCATAAAACCAAGATCGCGCTCATGCTGCTCGATCTGGACCGCTTCAAGGACATCAACGACACCCTGGGCCACACGGTTGGCGACCGGGTGTTGCAGGAGATTTCGTCACGACTGAATAATTGCCTGCGTACCTCGGACACGGTCGCCAGGTTAGGCGGCGACGAGTTTGCGATCATTACTCCCGACGTTGACATAAGCCAGGCAAGCACCTTTATGCAAAAGGTGATCGGTCAGATCAACATGCCCATCACCATCGACGGACAAAACCTGTTTGTCGGCGTCAGTATCGGCATCACCTTTTTCCCGGACAACGGCGACGATGCGGACACCCTCATGCGGCAGGCGGACATCGCCATGTATGATGCCAAACGTAACAAGAAAGGTTATTCCTTTTTCCATGACCGACTGGACGAGGTTAGCGGCAACAACCTGTCGTTGCTCGCCGATCTGAAAGAAGAACTCCGGCAACCGACGGGGCGCCTGCTGTTACATTACCAGCCACAGATAAACATCAAGACAAATACCCTACACAGCACGGAGGCCCTGTTGCGCTGGGATCACCCCCGCAACGGAATGATCCCGCCGGACGCGGTCATCCATATGTGTGAGCAGACCGGCTTGATCACCGAACTCACCCGCTGGGTACTGGAAACCGCCATAAAAGCCTGCAAGGACTGGATCTCCAGCGGTCTGTCCTCCAATGTTTCCGTCAACCTTTCCGCCTGGAACCTGCAGGATCCTGAATTGCCGGGCCAGGTCAAAAAGCTGCTGGATAATTATCAACTGGAGCCGGAAAGGCTCACGCTGGAGATTACCGAGAGCGCAGTTATGAACGATCCAGCCCGGGCGCGCGACACTCTCACCCAGCTCAGCGCGATGGACATCCAGCTGGACATTGATGACTACGGCACCGGCTTTTCGTCATTGGCCTATCTGAAGATGCTGCCGGTCAACGGGCTGAAGATAGACAAGTCTTTTGTCATCGACATGGACGCCGACAATAATGACCGGATCATCGTCCAGTCCACCATTGATCTCGCCCACAACCTGAATCTTATGGTGATTGCCGAAGGTGTCGAAACGGCCACAGCCCTGGAATTATTAAAACAACATAACTGTGATCATGTGCAGGGATATTTTATTGCTCGCCCCATGCCCGAAGCAGCATTTAGGAAGTGGTGCCTGCATTTCGAAAAATCCCGCTAA
- a CDS encoding DNA polymerase III subunit chi — translation MTKVDFYVLGAGSSEQVACRLAEKAYNLGKRIYIHTETPQQARHMDELLWTFREGSFVPHEPYQAGSPSQSPIQIGCHESPETDCEVLINLAAEVPLFFSRFSRVAELIGPQQEAKVQGRERFRFYRDRGYPLDTHDLGPGQ, via the coding sequence ATGACAAAAGTAGATTTTTACGTTCTTGGCGCAGGCTCCAGCGAACAGGTGGCCTGCCGCTTGGCCGAAAAGGCCTATAACCTTGGCAAGCGCATCTACATCCATACCGAAACGCCACAGCAGGCCCGACACATGGATGAGCTACTGTGGACATTTCGGGAGGGTAGTTTCGTGCCGCACGAGCCCTACCAGGCCGGCAGCCCCAGCCAGTCACCCATCCAGATCGGCTGTCACGAAAGCCCTGAAACCGATTGCGAGGTGTTAATCAATCTTGCCGCCGAGGTGCCCCTGTTTTTCAGCCGCTTTTCCCGCGTTGCGGAGCTGATCGGACCACAGCAGGAGGCCAAGGTCCAGGGGCGTGAGCGCTTTCGGTTTTATCGGGATCGCGGCTATCCGCTGGACACCCATGACCTGGGCCCAGGCCAATAG
- the lptG gene encoding LPS export ABC transporter permease LptG: protein MAMQILDRYIGRHVGYSTLIVMGVLLTLFAFFAFMDEAGQIGKGRYGTWQAFQYVLLTIPGLAYQLFPICALLGTTIGLGILASNSELVVMRAAGVSLSRIIVSVMKIGLLFVVLTLVIGEGVAPPAERYAQTLRSVAMSDKLTLRSQDGLWARDGNSFVNVRDILPGERLGKIFIFERDAAYRLTKMVRADSAVYRNGSWILQRVVSSDIGESMVTSARVAESPWQTNLSPDLLNVVTVKPNTLSIVGLYQYVAYLKDNGLDAGIYQQALWGKIVAPIITAVMVFLSIPFVFGPLRSVGIGHRILVGTLAGIGFYILNQMFAYMGLVFALNPIFSALAPAVVAFVMAYLMLRRVY from the coding sequence ATGGCGATGCAAATTCTCGATCGTTATATTGGACGACATGTTGGTTACAGCACCCTGATAGTGATGGGGGTGTTGTTGACCCTGTTTGCCTTTTTTGCCTTTATGGATGAGGCCGGACAGATTGGGAAAGGTCGTTACGGCACCTGGCAGGCGTTTCAATATGTACTGTTAACCATTCCCGGTCTGGCCTATCAGTTGTTTCCGATATGTGCCTTGCTGGGAACAACGATTGGCCTAGGAATCCTGGCGAGCAATAGCGAATTGGTGGTCATGCGGGCTGCCGGAGTTTCGCTGTCGCGTATTATTGTGTCAGTGATGAAGATTGGATTGCTCTTCGTTGTATTGACCCTCGTCATTGGGGAAGGGGTAGCGCCGCCGGCAGAGCGCTATGCACAAACGCTGCGTTCGGTGGCGATGTCTGACAAACTGACCCTGCGCAGCCAGGATGGTTTGTGGGCGCGGGATGGCAATAGCTTTGTGAATGTGCGCGACATTCTGCCAGGCGAGCGCCTGGGAAAAATCTTTATCTTTGAGCGCGATGCCGCCTATCGGCTGACAAAAATGGTGCGCGCTGATTCAGCGGTATATCGTAATGGCAGCTGGATACTGCAGCGTGTGGTGAGTAGTGATATCGGTGAGTCGATGGTGACATCGGCACGTGTCGCGGAGTCGCCCTGGCAAACAAATCTTAGCCCGGATTTGCTGAATGTGGTGACGGTGAAACCGAATACCTTATCGATCGTTGGTTTGTATCAGTATGTTGCCTATCTTAAAGATAATGGTCTTGATGCAGGGATTTATCAGCAGGCGCTCTGGGGAAAAATTGTTGCGCCGATAATAACCGCCGTAATGGTTTTCCTGTCCATCCCCTTCGTTTTCGGCCCCCTGCGCTCAGTGGGAATTGGTCACCGGATTCTGGTGGGAACATTAGCCGGTATTGGTTTTTATATATTGAACCAGATGTTTGCCTATATGGGGTTGGTGTTTGCATTAAATCCAATATTCAGCGCATTGGCCCCGGCAGTGGTGGCATTTGTAATGGCCTATCTAATGTTGCGTCGGGTCTACTGA
- the recQ gene encoding DNA helicase RecQ has protein sequence MQRAYDILNHTFGYHEFRHQQAEIVATVLAGQDALVLMPTGGGKSLCYQIPALVREGVGVVVSPLIALMQDQVDALQQLGIRAAFLNSSQSAELQRQTEQALVAGDIDIVYVAPERLLTERLLGILDQARIAVFAIDEAHCVSQWGHDFRREYQQLSILHQRFPQVPRIALTATADGRTRDEIIAQLDLGQAAVFVDSFDRPNIRYTISEGHNSRERLWQFLQREHPQDAGIVYCLSRKKVESVAEWLSSKGRLALPYHAGLAPEVRQLHQQRFLREEGVVIVATIAFGMGIDKPDVRFVAHLSLPKSIEAYYQETGRAGRDGLPANAWMAYGLQDVITLRQMVMDTDADEQFKRAAHGKLESMLGLCELGSCRRQTLLAYFDETLREPCGNCDTCLQPPETWDGTQSARKALSCVYRTEQRFGVNYLIAVLLGKGDDRIQTNGHHRLSTYGIGEEHSAVEWRGVFRQLIALGYLSADLQGHGTLLLTEKARPLLRGEQQLQLRKQRKTEKSSPSSRREPAADLSAAEDSLFRALRGCRLNLARERGVPSYVIFHDKTLLEMAQRRPGSLNEMRGISGVGDKKLSEYGESFLQVILDEVVDETVDKSTDAIGTEIDR, from the coding sequence ATGCAACGCGCCTACGATATTCTCAACCACACCTTTGGCTATCACGAATTCCGTCATCAGCAGGCGGAGATCGTGGCCACGGTACTGGCCGGACAGGATGCCCTGGTCCTGATGCCCACCGGCGGCGGCAAGTCCCTCTGTTATCAGATCCCGGCGCTGGTGCGCGAGGGCGTGGGCGTGGTGGTCTCGCCCCTGATCGCGCTGATGCAGGACCAGGTGGATGCCCTGCAGCAGCTGGGCATTCGGGCCGCCTTTCTGAATTCCAGCCAGAGCGCCGAGCTGCAGCGACAGACCGAGCAGGCGCTGGTGGCCGGCGACATCGACATCGTGTACGTGGCGCCGGAGCGCCTGCTCACCGAGCGCCTGCTGGGCATCCTGGATCAGGCGCGTATCGCCGTATTTGCCATCGACGAGGCCCACTGTGTGTCGCAATGGGGTCACGACTTTCGGCGCGAGTATCAGCAGCTTTCCATCCTGCACCAGCGCTTTCCCCAGGTGCCGCGCATTGCGCTGACCGCCACCGCGGACGGCCGCACGCGCGACGAGATTATCGCCCAGCTGGATCTGGGGCAGGCGGCGGTGTTCGTCGACAGTTTCGACCGTCCCAACATCCGTTACACCATCAGCGAGGGGCACAACTCCCGCGAGCGGCTGTGGCAGTTTCTTCAACGGGAGCACCCCCAGGATGCGGGCATCGTCTATTGCCTGTCGCGCAAGAAGGTGGAGAGTGTGGCCGAGTGGCTGAGCAGCAAGGGCAGGCTGGCCCTGCCCTATCACGCCGGACTGGCGCCGGAGGTGCGACAGCTGCACCAGCAGCGCTTCCTGCGCGAGGAGGGCGTGGTGATCGTGGCGACCATCGCCTTCGGCATGGGCATCGACAAGCCCGATGTGCGTTTTGTGGCGCACCTGAGTCTGCCCAAAAGTATCGAGGCCTATTATCAGGAGACGGGGCGCGCGGGGCGCGATGGCCTGCCGGCCAATGCCTGGATGGCCTACGGCCTGCAGGATGTCATCACCCTGCGACAGATGGTGATGGACACCGATGCCGATGAGCAGTTCAAACGCGCCGCGCATGGCAAGCTGGAGTCCATGCTGGGACTGTGCGAGCTGGGCAGTTGTCGGCGCCAGACCTTGCTGGCCTATTTTGACGAAACGCTGCGCGAGCCCTGCGGTAATTGCGATACCTGCCTGCAACCACCAGAGACCTGGGACGGCACCCAGTCGGCGCGCAAGGCACTGTCCTGCGTGTATCGCACCGAGCAGCGGTTTGGGGTGAACTATCTGATCGCGGTACTGCTGGGCAAGGGCGATGACCGGATTCAGACCAATGGCCATCACCGGCTCAGCACCTACGGCATCGGTGAGGAGCACTCGGCGGTGGAATGGCGCGGGGTGTTCAGGCAGTTGATCGCGTTGGGTTACCTGAGCGCCGATCTGCAGGGCCACGGCACCTTGCTATTGACCGAAAAGGCCCGTCCGCTGTTGCGTGGTGAACAACAATTACAGTTACGCAAGCAGCGCAAAACGGAAAAATCCTCGCCATCGTCGCGCCGTGAACCGGCAGCCGATTTGTCGGCGGCAGAGGACAGCCTGTTCCGCGCGCTGCGTGGTTGCCGGCTGAATCTGGCGCGCGAGCGCGGGGTGCCATCGTATGTGATCTTTCACGATAAAACCCTGCTGGAGATGGCGCAGCGTCGTCCCGGTAGCCTGAATGAGATGCGCGGCATTTCCGGCGTGGGTGACAAGAAGCTGAGCGAATATGGCGAGAGTTTCTTGCAGGTTATTCTGGATGAGGTGGTGGATGAGACAGTAGATAAGAGTACCGATGCGATCGGAACAGAAATTGATCGCTGA
- the lptF gene encoding LPS export ABC transporter permease LptF: protein MVIYRYLIKEVLQTLLAVLVVLLLIFMGRYFAAYLADASVGKISGDIVLEMLLLRTLTSLSVMMPFGLFVAVLLAFGRLYKDSEMTALAACGVSPTRVLAAVISVAMIASILVAGLSFWGTPWAHEKALQVREQAQTGTAFESVAEGQFNKVGQDSQVFYVESLSADHTRLRNVFVQATTDEGQLDIFSARSGYQSIDPVTGAHYLVLVDGYRYQGLPGDVDFKIHQYEKNAVRLDVQEAAPLRRTHWAIPTNTLWGSSRPADQAELQWRFAMPLATVLLAVLAVLLSRTSPRQGRFAKLFVAILIFVTYYNTLGVAMSWVERGIVPPSVGIWWVHLALMLLVAVLAVRHWGARWVWRRLFGDTNKGEAAAA, encoded by the coding sequence GTGGTCATTTATCGTTATTTGATAAAAGAGGTCCTGCAGACCCTGCTGGCGGTATTGGTGGTTTTGCTGCTGATCTTTATGGGGCGCTATTTTGCGGCCTATCTGGCGGACGCCTCGGTCGGAAAGATTTCCGGCGATATCGTGCTTGAAATGCTGCTGCTGCGCACCCTTACGTCACTCAGTGTGATGATGCCGTTTGGATTGTTCGTGGCGGTCTTGCTAGCGTTTGGGCGTCTCTATAAAGACAGTGAGATGACGGCGCTGGCGGCCTGTGGTGTGAGTCCGACACGAGTATTGGCTGCCGTAATTTCCGTTGCGATGATCGCCAGCATACTGGTGGCAGGTTTGTCGTTCTGGGGCACGCCCTGGGCGCATGAGAAGGCCTTGCAGGTGCGCGAACAGGCGCAGACGGGTACCGCCTTTGAGTCCGTGGCAGAGGGGCAGTTTAATAAGGTGGGTCAGGACAGTCAGGTGTTCTATGTGGAGAGCCTGTCCGCAGATCACACCCGCTTGCGCAATGTCTTTGTGCAGGCCACAACGGATGAGGGACAGCTGGATATCTTTTCTGCCCGCAGTGGGTACCAGAGCATTGATCCAGTCACCGGGGCGCATTATCTGGTGTTAGTTGATGGTTATCGTTATCAGGGCCTCCCGGGTGATGTGGATTTCAAAATCCATCAATATGAGAAAAATGCCGTACGTCTTGATGTGCAGGAAGCAGCACCGTTGCGTCGTACGCACTGGGCGATTCCGACCAATACCTTATGGGGCTCGTCACGACCGGCGGATCAGGCGGAACTTCAGTGGCGTTTTGCGATGCCGCTGGCAACGGTCTTGCTGGCAGTGCTGGCGGTGCTATTGAGCCGCACCTCGCCCCGGCAGGGACGCTTCGCAAAGCTGTTTGTCGCGATTTTGATTTTTGTGACCTACTACAACACGCTCGGTGTTGCCATGTCCTGGGTGGAGCGTGGGATTGTTCCCCCGAGTGTGGGCATATGGTGGGTGCATCTGGCATTGATGCTCCTGGTCGCCGTGCTGGCGGTAAGGCACTGGGGGGCACGCTGGGTGTGGCGCCGCCTGTTCGGGGACACTAATAAAGGTGAGGCAGCGGCTGCATAA
- the soxB gene encoding thiosulfohydrolase SoxB encodes MNISRREFLQMLAIASAAGIQLPGQAATKGRVSEEKMYDLPSFGNVSLLHFTDCHAQLMPIWFREPNINIGIGSMKSKAPHLVGNYFLARYGIDPNTPQAHAFTYLNFVEAAKKYGKVGGFAHLATLVKHIRAQRPGSLLLDGGDTWQGSATSLWTNGQDMVDATKLLGVDAMTGHWEFTFGHERVKEIIEKDLEGNMDFVAQNVIDNQWEEDVFKPYVIKEINGVPTAIIGQAFPYTPIANPRYMVPDWSFGIREEKMQKTVENARAAGAQVVIVLSHNGMDVDLKMASRVQGIDAIMGGHTHDAVPEAVKIKNPGGITLVINSGSNGKFLSVLDFDVRNGKVRDFRFNLLPVFSNYLEPDAAMTAHIEKVRKPFQRELNEKLGVADELLYRRGNFNGTFDQLILDALLEAQDADIAFSPGFRWGVSIPTGEDITFEHVMTQTAITYPTVTLNKATGETVKLILEDVADNLFNTDPYYQQGGDMVRVGGLKFAIDPTKTIGNRISDMELKGKPLDANKEYRVAGWASVEAPREGRPIWDVVADYLRRQETVKVGELNVPKIKGISNNPGLADL; translated from the coding sequence ATGAACATCTCTCGTCGAGAATTTTTACAAATGCTTGCTATTGCGAGCGCCGCCGGAATCCAGTTGCCAGGACAGGCCGCAACGAAAGGACGCGTATCAGAAGAAAAGATGTATGACCTGCCAAGCTTTGGTAATGTGTCACTACTGCACTTCACCGACTGTCACGCACAACTGATGCCCATCTGGTTCCGCGAACCCAATATTAATATTGGCATCGGCAGCATGAAATCAAAGGCACCCCACCTGGTCGGCAATTATTTCCTGGCCCGCTACGGGATCGATCCGAATACTCCACAAGCACATGCCTTTACCTATCTAAATTTTGTTGAGGCCGCAAAGAAATACGGCAAGGTCGGTGGCTTCGCACATCTGGCAACTTTGGTGAAACACATCCGGGCGCAACGTCCCGGCTCATTATTATTAGATGGCGGAGACACCTGGCAGGGTTCGGCCACTTCGCTCTGGACAAATGGGCAGGACATGGTCGATGCCACCAAGCTGCTGGGCGTCGATGCCATGACCGGGCACTGGGAGTTCACTTTTGGCCACGAACGCGTCAAGGAAATCATCGAAAAAGATCTCGAAGGCAATATGGATTTTGTCGCCCAGAATGTTATCGACAATCAGTGGGAAGAAGACGTCTTCAAACCGTATGTTATAAAAGAAATCAACGGTGTCCCTACCGCCATTATCGGCCAGGCCTTCCCCTACACCCCTATCGCCAATCCTCGTTACATGGTGCCGGACTGGAGTTTTGGCATCCGTGAAGAAAAGATGCAAAAGACCGTTGAGAATGCGCGCGCGGCTGGGGCACAAGTCGTTATCGTCCTCTCGCATAACGGCATGGATGTCGATCTGAAGATGGCCAGCCGCGTACAGGGCATTGATGCCATCATGGGTGGCCATACACACGATGCCGTACCCGAGGCCGTTAAAATCAAAAACCCTGGCGGCATCACGCTGGTGATCAACTCTGGCTCAAATGGAAAATTCCTCAGCGTACTGGACTTCGATGTACGCAATGGCAAAGTGCGCGATTTCCGCTTTAATCTGCTGCCGGTGTTCTCGAATTATCTGGAACCCGACGCGGCCATGACTGCGCATATCGAAAAGGTTCGCAAACCCTTCCAGCGCGAACTGAATGAAAAGCTCGGCGTGGCCGACGAGCTGCTTTATCGCCGGGGCAATTTCAATGGCACCTTCGATCAATTGATCCTGGATGCTCTACTGGAGGCACAGGATGCCGATATCGCATTCTCTCCCGGCTTCCGCTGGGGAGTCAGCATACCCACGGGCGAAGACATCACCTTCGAACACGTAATGACACAAACGGCCATCACCTATCCCACGGTCACTCTCAATAAAGCCACCGGCGAGACGGTCAAACTGATCCTGGAAGATGTTGCCGACAACCTCTTCAACACCGACCCCTATTACCAGCAAGGTGGCGACATGGTGCGTGTCGGTGGACTGAAGTTCGCTATCGACCCCACCAAAACGATTGGCAATCGCATCTCCGACATGGAGCTCAAGGGCAAGCCATTGGATGCCAATAAGGAATACCGCGTCGCCGGCTGGGCCAGTGTTGAGGCTCCCCGCGAAGGTCGTCCGATCTGGGATGTCGTTGCCGATTACCTTCGTCGACAGGAGACAGTGAAGGTTGGCGAACTCAATGTGCCGAAAATCAAGGGCATCAGCAACAATCCAGGACTCGCGGATCTGTAA
- a CDS encoding leucyl aminopeptidase encodes MEFNVKSGSPAKQRSACVVVGVFEPRRLSPAAEVLDKASGGHLSALLRRGDIEGHLGQTLLLHHIPEALSERVLLIGCGKEREVGDKEYQRIVSTAVTRLNETGAMECVSYLTEISVKGRNLHWKVRQTVETTRSALHRTDQLKSRKDDLRRPLRKLTLMVSTRADLATGEGAVREGMAIADGVMLAKSLGDLPGNICTPGYLAKQAQAMARKYTALKVSVVEKAQMKKLGMGALLSVTAGSAEEPKLIVAEYRGGKNKDKPVVLVGKGVTFDTGGISIKPSPTMDEMKYDMCGAASVLGALTACAELQLKCNVIGVIPACENMPSGTATKPGDIVTSMSGQTIEVLNTDAEGRLILCDALTYSERFDPEVVIDVATLTGACVIALGRHASAVMGNHPPLVHDLLNAGKSSGDRAWEMPLWDEYNEQLKSNFADIPNIAGREGGSITAACFLSRFTTKYHWAHMDIAGTAWISGENKGATGRPVPLLTQYLIDRCTEQKKTTTKKAAKA; translated from the coding sequence ATGGAATTCAATGTCAAAAGTGGTAGCCCCGCCAAACAACGCTCTGCCTGTGTGGTGGTCGGCGTGTTCGAACCCCGACGCCTCAGTCCAGCGGCGGAGGTGCTTGACAAGGCCAGCGGTGGTCACCTCTCGGCCCTGCTACGGCGTGGTGACATTGAAGGGCATCTGGGCCAGACCCTGCTGCTGCACCATATCCCCGAGGCCCTGTCCGAGCGTGTATTGCTGATCGGCTGCGGTAAAGAGCGTGAGGTCGGTGACAAGGAATACCAGCGTATCGTTAGCACCGCCGTCACCCGCCTCAACGAAACCGGCGCCATGGAGTGCGTGAGTTACCTGACCGAGATCAGCGTGAAGGGCAGGAACCTCCACTGGAAGGTGCGCCAAACCGTGGAAACCACCCGTAGCGCCCTGCATCGCACGGACCAGCTGAAATCCAGAAAGGACGACCTGCGTCGCCCGCTACGCAAGCTCACCTTAATGGTGTCCACACGCGCCGACCTGGCCACCGGAGAGGGTGCCGTCCGCGAAGGTATGGCCATCGCCGATGGGGTGATGCTGGCAAAATCGCTGGGCGATCTGCCCGGCAATATCTGCACCCCCGGCTATCTTGCCAAACAGGCGCAGGCCATGGCCAGGAAATATACCGCCCTCAAGGTCAGCGTTGTTGAAAAGGCCCAGATGAAAAAACTCGGCATGGGCGCGCTGCTGTCGGTCACCGCCGGATCGGCAGAGGAGCCCAAGCTCATTGTCGCCGAATACCGCGGCGGCAAAAACAAGGACAAACCCGTGGTACTGGTGGGCAAAGGCGTCACCTTCGACACCGGCGGCATCTCCATCAAACCCTCCCCCACCATGGACGAGATGAAATACGACATGTGCGGTGCCGCCAGCGTGCTGGGCGCGCTGACCGCCTGCGCCGAACTGCAACTGAAATGCAATGTGATTGGCGTCATCCCCGCCTGTGAAAACATGCCCAGCGGCACAGCGACCAAACCCGGCGACATCGTGACCAGCATGTCCGGCCAAACCATCGAGGTGCTCAATACAGACGCCGAAGGTCGGCTCATCCTCTGCGACGCCCTCACCTACAGTGAACGCTTTGACCCGGAGGTGGTGATCGATGTCGCCACCCTGACCGGGGCCTGCGTGATCGCCCTTGGCCGTCATGCCAGCGCCGTGATGGGCAACCATCCCCCCCTGGTGCATGATCTGCTCAATGCCGGAAAAAGCAGCGGTGATCGCGCCTGGGAGATGCCGCTATGGGACGAATACAACGAGCAACTCAAGAGCAACTTTGCGGACATTCCCAACATCGCCGGACGCGAGGGCGGCAGCATCACCGCCGCCTGTTTTCTCTCGCGCTTCACCACGAAATACCACTGGGCACATATGGATATTGCCGGCACGGCCTGGATCAGCGGCGAGAACAAGGGCGCAACAGGGCGGCCGGTACCGTTGTTGACGCAATACCTCATCGACCGCTGCACGGAACAGAAAAAGACCACCACCAAAAAGGCCGCAAAGGCATAA